TAGCCCCCAGGTAGGGGGGCATCGCCACTGGCCGTCacgggctgcggggctgtgctCCCACCTAATGCCGGGGGGGAGCGTGGGTAGCTACGTGGGGTCCGCTGGGATgcaaaataaagtagaaatagGTTTAGTGGTGAAATAAATTAACGATCTCTTTACTGCTTGCAGCTCGCAGACCAATTCTGTAATGCCATTGGAGTGTTGCAGCAGTGTGGCCCCCCAGCCTCTTTCAGCAACATTCAGACAGCAATAAACAAAGATCAGCCTGCTAATCCAACGGAAGGCAAGTCTTTCTTTTGGCATCTCCTAACAAAATGTGAACATGTTCTGGTATAGTACGCTCTGTAATACAAAATCTGTACTCTATTTCATGCTCAACAAACAATTCCACCAGTAACTGGAGGAGTGATTGATGTTAAGTTGTAAATTGATGTCAGCTGCACTTGCTGCATAAGATTGTGAGAGTGGAAATGCAATTTTAAGTGTTAAGTAAGTATTACAGTGTATTTCTTGTGCTGGTTTCTTTGCACAGATACAGTGCCTCTACAGATATAAACCATTTTAATAGGACTGCTGCAAGAGGTTGTGAGTTGTCCATTACTTCCaaaaagtcttttcagaaagaattagTGTTAGTTTTATGAAATCATGTATGCGTTTAAAATTCTCCATGTcataaacttttaattatttgtgtttttccCATGTATCATCTGCTTATGTAATTAATTAAGGAATAACGCCATGTTGAATCTCCCTATTggcatttgtgggtttttttgagagagagagagaagaaactgaTATAAGACACTGAAATTGGCAAGCAAACTAAAAGGTCTCTCTGATTTGAGAACTTTAAGTTAGTATTTAAATAACCATGTTATTCTAATcctgaatcttttttcttcttttctttttttccctctctctttgcccccccccccccccccgagaaaattttacatttatcttGTATCAGATTAGGTTTGTCTGTTAGGGGAGACTGGTTTGGAGTGCAGTGATTCATCATTTCCTAGGACAGTTTAATACTAGTTCTTCATTGGTCTATGGTGGTTTGCTCTCTGATACTGGAATTAGTTGGAAGAGCCAGCTGAAAGGCTTGTTTGCTTCCTCATCTtacctgctgctgtcccaggtGCCAGCATCTGTGTAGTGCCAGGAGCTAGAGGCTTTGTTAAGGTCTTAAAATGGTAGGTCATGACTGACTTCTCTTTCGATCTGTCTTTTCCTAAAATTCTGAATATAGTGACTTCAGTAAAATTACACAGCCAAGTTAGCAATGCTGATGAGGCAAAACAAAACTACTAGTTATGTCTCTTCAGATATTTAAAGTCTTGATAAGAAGGCCTTAAAACTCTTTACAGGTGAACCCTGCGGTGACCCTGAGTAAGCTTTAAATGGATATGTTGGCTTTgttgtttgctttattttaagttaAAGTCAGGTATACCTTTGAGAATGCCACTCTcttctatagatttttttttttgccgttagaaagtattttctctcttgcttccacAAATCTGTCATGAACTAGTCAATGTAAACAAATATGTAAGATCTTAAATTATAAATTGAAAAGGGCTGTTTTGATATTTTAGTGGCAGTAATGAACTTAATTCAAATGGAATGGACGCAATTCCATATGGAAAGGTTTTGTTTCTGGCTTATGGTGCCTCTTATTAAAAAGTCCATGCAGTTCTTTCAATGATATAGAAGCTAAATAAAAGTCTGTTGTAAACTTCCAATCCTTTTCGATTTCTCAGTGGCTGaataggaattctttttttttttaaacgaaaaTTAAATAATCTATTGAATCACCATCTTTATGTCGTTTCTagtgttcttttttctttgtctagTGGCAGATTTCAAGGCAAGGATTGAAAAGTTAGATGAGTTTCTAGCTACTTCTCAATATAGTGACTAGGATACTTAATACTGGTATTAGTAATTTCTTAACTGGCTCACCGTGATGGAGTTCTAGCTATTTTCTCACTTGTACAAAGCCCAGCCCTTTGTATAACCAGTTGCCTTGTTTAATCTAGGATTGGAGTCAAACTACCTTCATCTTCTAATATGGTTGAGTTCTCATCAGTTGTGatgctgttgttttcttcatgTAGGAGAAGTTTTAACACCTGCTTACTTCAAGTCTGTagaattttctgtgctgtgtatGCAGAATTGTGCTTATTTCTAATAATGTACTGAGTGggctgacttttcttttttaaagagtaCGCCCAACTGTTTGCAGCATTGATTGCACGAACTGCGAAAGATATTGATGTTCTAATAGATTCCCTGCCTAGTGAAGAATCGACAGCAGCTTTGCAGGTAAGAGTGTCTCTaagtaaaatatcaaaacatATCTGAAGgcaaacttcttcctttttttaaacacatttttttctccctaggcCATGTAATCTTGAAAAATGACTTTAATATAAGCCTGAATTTTTCATGACTCTGTGAGTACTTTATAGGCTTAGTGGAAATACTGACCTTGCATCTAGTTCTAAATAAGGTTATACACTGtgagaatattttaaacttacttttctgttagaatgtttaaaaaaaaaaaaaaagtgattttatcATAACACCACAATAGTGGAAACTgcaacccctttttttttccccccagctgtTCGAATATTAATACACCAGATGCAGCAGTACTGAtgcattgtggggtttttgtgttttttttttccttggataaTCTTTCATACTCTCTCACTCATTAGGAGCACTTTTCATTTTGTAGCTGCAGAGCCAACACTTTACTGAAGCCTTTTGTCCTTCCACAGTGTTTCTGGTTGTTAAAGGGTTTGCAGGGTATCCTCTAAGTTCTCCAGCTCTGTCACAAAACAGTTCTTCCACTTTTCAGTGTATGGTGTCCTTCTTTGGACTGGCCAGACAAACTGGGTGTTTTtgtttcttgctccttttctctTTAGACCAGAGGTACTCTAGGAAGAGCTTGAGAACAGAAAGCAGCTACTGGCCAGGCAGGTGCAGCCAGTGTCACAGACTCCATTCCCTGCCTTACAGGAGCTGAACTGCTGCAAACAGCTTGTGAACCCTTTCACAATGCTCAACTGTGTCTCATTTCCAAAAAATGCTTTTGACCCACAATTCAAAGaaacactgctctttttttttttttttttttttctgttctttttgcgGATCTTACTATTagacagcatcttttttttttccttcttttttttaactctgactTCTAGATTTACatcaagtattttctttttagaattcaACAAGGATGCAAAGAGTGCTGTTTCTCTCAGAATCCTGAATCTGCTTTAAGATCACCTGAAGGTTTTACACCTGTGTTGGTCATCTGTGACTATTCAAAGGCATTTTACGAAAGACTAATACTAGAGGTACCTGCTGGGCCAAATACAAATGAGTTGACAGTGACATCACATTTGGTTTTAAACAGAGGAAGTTAAATTTGGAAACATTGCTAGTCACAATAATTGCTGAACATACTAATTGGGCCCATTAACACCAGCATGATTTTGTGTAACCGCGTATTTAATAGCTGAAgacagctttcctgctgcagacAAATGACAGGCTTCTTCCATGACTGAGCAGGGTCTGATCATAGTGACAGCTGATGCAGGGAAAGCAGGGTGCTCCAGAAAGAGGAGTTGGTTATCCAGCAGGGGCATGCTTTCCTGCGGGTGATACTCAAGCAGTTTCTTGCTCTGTTAGTGCAGAACCTCATTTCACAAGAACTTCTGGTCTTTTCTGTTTGGTGTGGTTTTGAGATAAGTTAGCTTGGATTCCATCACTTACTGAttccagttttgatttttttatttgctgttgtttaaTTTGGTGCAGTATTAAAGAGAAATATTCTGACATTCTTTAAAAAGACTGTTTTGAAGGTGCTTGAAATACTCTAAAATAAGCAGTATAGATTTTGTTGAGAAGTGGTAGATACTTGGCTAACAGAGATGTACTCAggctgacctttttttttttgtatactaAGGTTGTCTTGCTATATGTTTCAAATCTGAGACTTGCCTTAAATGATAAAAGGGGCTGCTACACTAATGCTCAACACAATTTACCCGTCCCTTTCAAGTTCCCTTGTGATGAAATTGGTAGTACATATTCTGCTCAAATCTGCGGCTTACCTGCAGTCAACTATTTAACAACTGAGACTGAAGTAATTGAGCTGGATTCTAAATTTCAAACTTTTACCTTTTGCTATCTTCCTTCTATGACCCTTCCTTCAAGGGCTATCAAGTCCTTCATATATTAACCTTCACTAAAGACATCAGtgttgcagaacagaaaatgaatgtgTGGATAGAATTTGCCACTTAGTTTAAGCATGACTTCTTAAGGACCTGTATATAAACCTGGATAACTGCTCtaaaaaatatcagtttaaaactattttgtctTTTCTATTATCGAGTTAGAACAAGTTTTAGTAGTTTTAaatttggtaaatattttaaagtattaaaatattttgaagttgatGTTTTATTTCACTAGATTTTGTCTAACCAAAAAGCAGTTTggttctgaaacaaaatattgaaggaaaaaaggttaaataaTACAGTTTCATCTGAAATACGCTGTTTAAGGGAAAGGTTTAAGTAAGTTACGCTTACATCTTGCTGAGCACATCTCAGTAAGGGAATGGGGAGGGGGATAAATACTCATGTCTCATCAAGAAAAGCTGTACTGAGCCAAGAGTCGTAATATGAGAGAGGCCAACATCTCtatttggtgggggtttttgtgtttacTCTGTGTGGATATGCAGTGTTTTAGGCTGCAACCTATAAGGAGTTGCTTTGAAGTTTCTAGGGTGTAATTCAGGGGCTAAAGAGagaatctttctcttttctaggGAGCACTAACTGTTCCATCACCATCCATTAGTAGCAAAGTCAATTTTGTATCGTCTTCGAAGATCCTGACTTTCctcccttttattttaaaggctgctAGTCTGTATCgattagaagaagaaaatcatgAAGCAGCGGCCCGTCTGGAAGAGGTAGTTTATCGTGGGGATATGCTGCTGGAAAAGATACAGAGCGCCCTGGCAGACATCGCCCAGTCGCAGCTGAAGACGAGGAGCGGTACGCACAGCCAGCCCCTCCCGGACTCGTAGCGCCAGGGGGCAGCGGCAGGTCGTGTTGGACActccgccagctccctccccGCGGGGAGCTGTGACACGCAGCCGTGCTCTTGCGGGACTCTGGAGTGCTCTGGTCGTCGGCAACAACGTCTTTTGTCAAAGCTGCCACTGCAGGTTTTGTATGAGAAACACTTCTATTGTAGAATCGGTGGTCCTGTTCTAGAATTACGCGTATTGGTTATCTTTCCttgacttaaaatatttatttctgagcttgcttttctgttcataaaCATGTCTGACTTCAGTCTGATTTGTTATCTTCATTACACAGGCCTTAGTCCCTAAAGggaattcagaaggaaaatatattaagaGTATTTGTGTAATTTGCTCACTCCTCCTTTCAAACTCTTATGTTCTTAGTGTATGTTTTGTAAGGCTCAAACACAGACACACTTGAATTTGCCAGAGTTCCATGGAGACAGTGGTAGACAATGGTGTGAATACAGTGGTGGCCATCTGTTTCAATTAACAGAAATGGTAACTAAACATTTGTCTGACTACTTGGCTGGTTTACTGCCTTTTACAGAGCAAGTAAAAGGATAAGTAAACTCTAATGTTTGTAGCGTAAGTGTTCTTGCCATTGGcatctcacttaaaaaaaaaaaattaatctgcagGTATCTGATATTGGCATTTATTATTGTTTGTAATTCACAAATAAATGGGTCTGACTCCATTATTGCCACTGACACGCTTATTCTTACTTGCTTGTGccatttctctgcttctgctgatATTCTGCATTCTCGTGGCAACTGGTGAATGCCTCTAAAGCAGACAGTAATGAGGAAGCATTGGATGACTGGGAATAATTAGCAATGAGGAAACTGAAGATAACTTACTACGTAATGTTGCTTTCCAGTGTAAGCAGTGGCTGCCACGTGAATGCTGTGATCATAAGCAAGAGGCCTGTGGTCCCCAACATGCTCTGgagagttttttgtttttatcttcacACACTGAATAAATTTTTGCCCCTTGTCTTAGGATTCTAGAAATACCagcatctttttttatatttgggaaaaaaaaaaaaaagcacaaggtAATGTGGGGTTCAGTGCATGAGCTTGGAGTTGAGCTGttagtaattttctgtatttttgagtTAGCAGCCTTGCATTATTGTAGGGTGCTGTTTATTGCCACATAATATCTGCTCATTTCCTGATCAAAACTACCTCCTTCTATATATTGGACATGCTATCATCAACTTGAAGGTTACACGTGTTGCTGTTTCATATAGACAGATAAGAGCAATTCAAATACGTCTTTAGCATGCCCATCCTTAAGGAATGAGATGCAGCCACTCACTAGACTGCACCAGTGAAAGGAAGAGTATAACATGGCACAGGATACATCTTGTATACAGCCTGTTTTGaggattaaaaaatacaaagctgttCCTACCTGTAACAAATACTAAAGCTGAAGTATTTAATCAGACtggtatttaattaaatatttaatattattttgtcaAATTTGCATATTTGTAGTCATAAACTTAGTCTGTTATTGTGAGGCTCTTGTACTATCCAGAttccacagaaggaaaaacagttgGGGAGGTGAACAGGCTACAGCACAGCCTTAGCTCTGTAATGGGATCTTTATTAAGAATAACTGGGCTGCCGTGATTTACTAAGCCATGTAAATATGCCCATGTCCTGGGAGGCTTGAGGGGCCAGATTTTCATTTGAAGTCAGTCATGGGGCCTGTGTTTGTGTTTTCCTAGAAAAACTGCATCCAGTGCATCTCAAGTTGG
The genomic region above belongs to Mycteria americana isolate JAX WOST 10 ecotype Jacksonville Zoo and Gardens chromosome 1, USCA_MyAme_1.0, whole genome shotgun sequence and contains:
- the MED21 gene encoding mediator of RNA polymerase II transcription subunit 21 gives rise to the protein MADRLTQLQDAVNSLADQFCNAIGVLQQCGPPASFSNIQTAINKDQPANPTEEYAQLFAALIARTAKDIDVLIDSLPSEESTAALQAASLYRLEEENHEAAARLEEVVYRGDMLLEKIQSALADIAQSQLKTRSGTHSQPLPDS